The following are encoded together in the Adhaeribacter arboris genome:
- a CDS encoding GDYXXLXY domain-containing protein, with product MNSKKVLLITFFLVALVQLYVPAKMILDQEEILKTGTPFKFKTAPIDPNDPFRGKYITLNYAENEVVVPKEENWLMGEPIYVSLQTDKAGFIKIKAVAKEKPANNQAFVKAKVGYVTDNGSRRLTIDYPFDRFYMEESKAYDAEQAYQQAQRDTSQVTYALVSIKNGNAVLKDVFIGSTSISEVVKARKLD from the coding sequence ATGAACAGTAAAAAAGTACTTTTGATAACCTTTTTCTTGGTGGCGCTGGTGCAATTGTACGTTCCGGCCAAAATGATTCTAGACCAGGAAGAAATCTTGAAAACAGGAACTCCCTTTAAATTCAAAACCGCCCCCATCGACCCGAATGACCCATTTCGAGGCAAATACATTACTTTAAATTACGCCGAGAACGAAGTGGTAGTTCCGAAAGAAGAAAATTGGCTTATGGGTGAACCTATTTACGTTTCGCTTCAAACGGATAAAGCTGGTTTTATTAAAATAAAAGCGGTTGCAAAAGAAAAGCCGGCTAACAACCAGGCTTTTGTAAAAGCAAAGGTTGGCTACGTTACCGATAATGGTTCTCGCCGGTTAACAATTGACTATCCCTTCGATCGATTTTATATGGAAGAGTCGAAAGCCTACGATGCGGAACAAGCCTACCAACAAGCCCAGCGGGACACCAGTCAGGTAACGTACGCTTTGGTAAGTATTAAAAACGGTAATGCTGTTTTAAAAGACGTTTTCATTGGCAGTACCTCTATCAGCGAAGTGGTTAAAGCCCGTAAACTTGACTAA
- a CDS encoding DUF2157 domain-containing protein, giving the protein MRILKDLPELVKADVINQETAARIQEYYKSKGSSSGNPLFIVFGILGAILVGLGIILIMAHNWDELSRTTKTGLAFLPLLVGQGLCFYALIKKQDNAAWCEAGSAFLFFAVGASIALVSQIYNIPGSTGTFLLTWVLLCLPLVYLMKASITSLLYIGGITYYAIHLGYNSYSFSNSYLYWLLLSIILPHYYQLYQKKPESNFLIFHNWAIPLSLTIALVTVAKNTEELLFIAYFSLFSLFISTGNLTFFTGQKLKNNGYRLIGSLGTLVVLFFLSFNWFWKNLRKETFSITQLSTAPEFYAAVIISLLAGGLLIFQRKSKASTGIPLLAPVFILFIFIFIAGLYSTAAVVLINLLILVIGIFTMKDGAEKNHLGILNLGLLIITALVLCRFFDTDLSFVIRGILFVFVGAGFFGANYWLLNKRKTNEQ; this is encoded by the coding sequence ATGCGGATACTCAAAGACCTTCCCGAGCTCGTAAAGGCAGACGTTATTAACCAGGAAACCGCTGCCCGGATTCAGGAATATTATAAAAGCAAAGGCAGTTCATCGGGCAATCCGCTGTTTATTGTTTTCGGAATATTAGGGGCAATCTTAGTCGGGCTGGGGATTATTCTGATAATGGCGCATAACTGGGACGAGCTATCCAGAACAACTAAAACCGGACTGGCCTTTTTACCCCTTCTCGTCGGGCAAGGATTATGCTTTTATGCGTTAATTAAAAAACAAGATAATGCTGCCTGGTGCGAAGCTGGTAGCGCCTTTTTGTTTTTTGCCGTTGGCGCCAGCATTGCCCTGGTAAGCCAGATTTATAACATTCCCGGATCAACCGGCACTTTCCTGTTAACCTGGGTTCTTCTGTGCCTTCCGTTGGTCTACCTAATGAAGGCTTCCATTACTTCCTTGCTGTACATTGGCGGAATTACGTATTATGCCATTCATTTGGGTTATAATTCTTACTCTTTTTCTAATTCCTATCTGTACTGGTTGCTGCTTTCAATTATTTTGCCTCATTATTACCAGTTATACCAGAAAAAGCCGGAAAGCAACTTTCTAATTTTTCATAATTGGGCAATTCCTCTTTCGTTAACCATAGCCTTGGTAACCGTAGCCAAAAACACAGAAGAGTTGTTATTTATTGCTTATTTCAGCCTTTTCAGCCTTTTTATTTCAACCGGAAACTTAACTTTCTTTACCGGGCAAAAACTTAAAAATAATGGCTACCGCTTAATAGGTTCGCTGGGCACACTGGTAGTATTATTTTTTTTAAGTTTTAATTGGTTTTGGAAAAATTTGCGGAAAGAAACTTTTTCAATTACGCAACTTAGTACCGCCCCGGAATTTTATGCAGCTGTTATTATCTCCTTACTAGCCGGTGGGCTGCTTATTTTTCAGCGAAAAAGCAAAGCTTCAACCGGTATACCACTATTAGCTCCCGTATTTATTTTATTCATCTTTATATTTATTGCGGGGCTATACTCAACCGCAGCGGTAGTGCTTATTAATCTTTTAATTTTAGTAATAGGTATCTTCACCATGAAAGACGGGGCAGAGAAAAACCATTTAGGTATATTAAATTTGGGCTTACTTATTATTACCGCCTTAGTACTTTGCCGCTTTTTTGATACCGACCTGAGCTTCGTGATTCGGGGAATTTTGTTTGTATTTGTGGGCGCCGGCTTCTTCGGGGCAAATTATTGGTTGCTTAACAAGAGAAAGACGAATGAACAGTAA
- a CDS encoding thermonuclease family protein, with the protein MRLRSLHLTWGYLLFWFLLWSCRQHQTETVAEKATANTTGYKVIAIKDGDTIELLKDGKPVRVRLLGVDAPEKNQDYGTVARQFTSDLCFGKTVNLVVDGNDRYGRTVGTIILPDGRTLNNELVRSGYAWHYKAYSHDENLAQLELEARQNRRGLWEKAHPTAPWEFRKSRRTSNNSNQTVAPNIPRPSDAARKVYICASEGATTYHISKTCSVLKRCKAGVETVTRGTAVMNRQRTACKVCAKPV; encoded by the coding sequence ATGCGCCTGCGATCCTTACATCTTACTTGGGGTTATCTGTTATTTTGGTTTTTACTTTGGTCGTGCCGGCAGCACCAAACCGAAACAGTGGCTGAAAAAGCTACCGCTAATACTACCGGTTACAAAGTAATTGCTATAAAAGACGGTGATACCATTGAGCTTTTAAAAGATGGAAAACCGGTGCGGGTACGGTTGCTCGGCGTAGATGCACCCGAAAAAAATCAGGATTATGGTACGGTAGCTCGTCAGTTTACGTCGGATTTGTGTTTTGGTAAAACGGTGAATTTAGTGGTGGATGGCAACGACCGTTACGGCCGGACAGTCGGAACTATTATTTTGCCGGATGGCCGCACGTTAAATAACGAACTGGTGCGCAGTGGCTACGCTTGGCATTATAAAGCTTATTCGCACGACGAAAACTTGGCTCAACTGGAATTGGAAGCTCGCCAGAATCGTCGGGGCCTTTGGGAAAAAGCGCATCCTACCGCTCCCTGGGAATTCCGCAAAAGCCGCCGTACGTCGAACAATTCCAATCAAACTGTCGCGCCGAACATACCGCGCCCTTCGGATGCCGCCCGGAAAGTATATATTTGTGCCAGTGAAGGAGCGACTACTTACCATATTAGTAAAACCTGCAGTGTTCTGAAGCGCTGCAAAGCCGGCGTAGAAACAGTGACCCGTGGCACCGCCGTAATGAACCGGCAACGAACTGCTTGTAAGGTTTGCGCGAAACCAGTTTAA
- a CDS encoding T9SS type A sorting domain-containing protein: MNLIFPRSKPWYLLLVFIIFSGSSITSITWAQVKQWDKTFGGFKNYYEDYWGTSSFEAMVRTPDGGYLLAGNSDSDIFEDKTAERKGGNDYWLIKISANGTKIWDKTYGGYSNDGLETIVAAPGGGYLLGGFSYSDTGVDKSQNSQGSTDYWIVKIDENGTKIWDKTFGGVEEDMLKVVVPTSDGGYMLGGYSRSGKGGDKSEPSRDTSEDYFNISDFWLVKINSSGTKIWDKTIGGNGRDNLTSLIATSDGGYLAGGSSSSVVSNEKSQAFRGASSNDDYWVIKLDGKGAKVWDKTIGGYSTDALQSLVPTADGGYLLGGTSDSDITADKTAGNKGLTDYWVVKITATGTTVWDKTYGGRSSDNLATLISADGSYLLGGSSASSVGLDKTEANRGDDDYWLLKIDENGSKIWDKTFGGITGDGGVFGTSYGDFLSAVTTTTDGGYLVGGTSDSNAGSDKSQDSKGFTDFWIIKIKEEIPQATLTWVNAFGGFETDGLTSGINTTDSGYLIGGHSLSPNSGDKTQDGRGLNDFWIVKADASGRKLWDKRFGGTNHDYLNHVISTKDGGYLLGGSSLSNSGGDKAQNSRGGQDYWIIKISNTGTKQWERRFGGSGTDDLRKVIQLSTGEYLLAGFSDSPAGGDKSQASQGGRDYWLIKISAGGTKIWDKRFGGSLNDNLESFVQTTDGGFLLAGSSNSGLSGDKTQAGRGSYDYWLVRIDSKGQKLWDKRFGGSGDEQVFEIGRTTAGDFFVAGYSSSGISGDKSESSRGGKDFWMLKVSSSGVKLWDKRFGGSADEELRAIIATSDGGYLLGGRSSSGISGDKSQNSQGSSDYWVVKTSGNGTKQWDKRYGGSAAEDLRAILTTPAGGYLLAGRSDSGISGDKSQPSQGGTDYWLVNLSYSGELPARRRTVEEQQAQTTARTMTITPEIGVKQPQFTAYPNPFAERLSITFTLPESQTVSLKIYDNYGRDIGTLYQGHIEANQQYTYEWQPKTRAAGVYLIQLHALQPKQQKVILTR, encoded by the coding sequence ATGAATTTAATTTTTCCACGTTCTAAGCCTTGGTACTTATTGTTGGTGTTTATTATTTTTTCAGGAAGCAGTATTACTTCCATTACCTGGGCTCAAGTGAAACAGTGGGATAAAACATTCGGAGGATTTAAAAATTACTACGAAGATTATTGGGGTACTTCTTCTTTTGAAGCCATGGTGCGCACCCCCGATGGAGGCTATTTACTCGCCGGCAATTCTGATTCCGATATTTTTGAAGATAAAACCGCCGAAAGAAAAGGAGGAAATGATTATTGGCTCATAAAAATTAGCGCGAACGGTACTAAAATCTGGGATAAAACCTATGGCGGCTATAGCAACGACGGCCTGGAAACCATTGTGGCTGCCCCGGGGGGCGGTTATTTACTCGGTGGTTTTTCGTACTCTGATACGGGCGTTGATAAAAGCCAGAATAGCCAAGGCAGTACGGATTACTGGATCGTAAAAATTGATGAAAATGGTACTAAAATCTGGGATAAGACTTTTGGCGGCGTAGAGGAAGATATGCTGAAAGTTGTTGTACCTACTTCCGACGGCGGTTATATGTTAGGCGGTTATTCCCGTTCGGGTAAGGGAGGGGATAAAAGCGAACCCAGCCGCGATACTTCCGAAGATTATTTCAATATATCAGATTTCTGGCTCGTTAAAATAAATAGCTCCGGCACCAAAATTTGGGATAAAACCATTGGCGGTAATGGCCGGGATAATTTAACTTCTTTAATTGCAACTAGTGATGGCGGTTATTTGGCCGGTGGTTCGTCGTCGTCGGTGGTAAGTAACGAAAAAAGCCAGGCTTTCCGGGGTGCTTCTTCCAACGACGATTATTGGGTAATAAAACTAGATGGCAAAGGCGCCAAAGTATGGGATAAAACCATTGGGGGATATAGTACGGATGCACTTCAAAGCCTGGTACCAACAGCCGACGGGGGGTACTTATTGGGAGGTACTTCCGATTCGGATATAACCGCCGATAAAACTGCCGGCAATAAAGGGCTCACCGATTATTGGGTAGTAAAAATTACCGCTACCGGCACTACGGTTTGGGATAAGACCTACGGTGGTCGCAGCAGCGATAACCTAGCTACCCTTATTTCCGCCGATGGCTCGTATCTGCTGGGCGGATCATCTGCCTCCAGTGTGGGCTTAGACAAAACCGAGGCGAACCGGGGCGACGACGATTACTGGCTACTGAAGATTGATGAAAACGGGAGCAAAATATGGGATAAAACCTTCGGGGGAATTACCGGCGATGGCGGCGTTTTTGGTACTAGTTACGGCGATTTTTTGAGTGCTGTTACTACTACTACGGATGGCGGTTACCTGGTAGGCGGCACTTCTGACTCCAACGCCGGTTCGGATAAAAGCCAAGACAGCAAAGGATTTACTGATTTTTGGATAATAAAAATTAAGGAAGAAATACCACAAGCTACTTTAACCTGGGTAAATGCTTTTGGGGGCTTTGAAACCGACGGACTTACGAGTGGTATTAATACTACCGATAGTGGTTATTTAATCGGCGGCCATTCCCTTTCGCCCAATAGCGGCGACAAAACTCAGGATGGGCGGGGCTTAAACGATTTTTGGATTGTAAAAGCCGATGCAAGCGGTCGTAAACTTTGGGATAAACGCTTTGGCGGTACTAACCATGATTATCTGAATCACGTTATTTCAACCAAAGACGGTGGTTATTTACTGGGTGGCTCTTCTTTGTCTAATAGTGGCGGCGATAAAGCGCAGAATAGTAGGGGAGGCCAGGATTACTGGATTATAAAAATAAGTAATACCGGTACCAAACAATGGGAACGTCGTTTTGGCGGCAGCGGCACCGATGATTTACGAAAAGTAATACAACTTAGCACCGGCGAGTACCTTCTGGCTGGTTTCAGCGATTCCCCGGCGGGTGGCGACAAAAGCCAGGCGAGCCAAGGGGGGCGGGATTATTGGCTGATTAAAATTAGCGCGGGCGGCACCAAAATTTGGGATAAACGCTTCGGCGGTAGCTTAAACGATAACTTAGAAAGCTTTGTCCAGACCACAGATGGGGGATTTTTACTGGCTGGTTCTTCTAACTCCGGGTTAAGCGGCGATAAAACGCAGGCTGGCCGGGGTAGTTACGATTATTGGTTGGTTCGTATCGATAGTAAAGGTCAAAAGCTCTGGGATAAACGCTTTGGCGGCAGCGGCGACGAACAAGTATTTGAAATCGGCCGAACAACGGCCGGCGACTTTTTTGTAGCCGGTTATAGTAGCTCCGGAATAAGTGGCGATAAAAGCGAAAGTAGCCGGGGCGGCAAAGATTTCTGGATGCTTAAAGTTAGCAGCAGCGGCGTTAAGTTATGGGATAAACGCTTTGGCGGCAGTGCCGACGAAGAATTACGAGCTATCATTGCTACTTCGGATGGCGGTTATTTGTTAGGGGGCCGGTCTTCTTCGGGTATCAGCGGGGATAAGAGCCAGAATAGCCAAGGTAGCAGTGATTATTGGGTAGTAAAAACTTCGGGCAATGGTACCAAACAATGGGATAAACGGTATGGGGGCAGCGCGGCCGAAGATTTACGAGCTATTTTAACTACTCCCGCGGGCGGTTATTTATTGGCGGGCCGTTCCGATTCCGGCATCAGCGGCGATAAAAGCCAACCCAGCCAGGGAGGCACCGATTACTGGTTAGTAAATCTATCGTATAGCGGCGAATTACCTGCCCGTAGACGCACAGTGGAGGAACAGCAAGCCCAAACAACTGCTAGGACGATGACAATAACTCCGGAGATAGGCGTAAAGCAGCCACAATTTACCGCCTATCCGAATCCGTTCGCGGAACGGCTATCGATTACCTTTACTTTACCCGAATCCCAGACAGTTAGCTTAAAAATATACGATAATTACGGGCGCGACATCGGCACTTTATACCAGGGGCACATAGAAGCCAACCAGCAATACACGTACGAATGGCAGCCCAAAACGAGGGCAGCAGGAGTGTATTTAATTCAATTACATGCCCTGCAACCAAAGCAGCAAAAAGTTATTTTAACCCGTTAA
- a CDS encoding DUF427 domain-containing protein: MKAIWNNQVIAESNDTVVVENNHYFPREAVKAEYLIASDRHTICPWKGEASYYSLNVNSQRNVDAAWYYPAPKSAAQNIKDYIAFWKGVQVS; encoded by the coding sequence ATGAAAGCCATCTGGAATAATCAGGTTATTGCCGAAAGCAACGATACCGTTGTCGTTGAAAACAATCACTACTTTCCCCGGGAAGCAGTTAAAGCCGAGTATTTAATTGCTTCGGATAGGCATACTATCTGCCCTTGGAAAGGCGAAGCTTCTTATTACTCCTTAAACGTTAACAGTCAACGTAATGTTGATGCGGCCTGGTATTATCCCGCCCCGAAATCAGCCGCCCAAAATATTAAAGATTACATTGCTTTCTGGAAAGGCGTGCAAGTATCTTAA
- a CDS encoding OmpA family protein translates to MKRIFKRAAAVALGLCSLIATTTNAQTADKKWAIGAHANVVQYRGDDGSEFYDSQEGRVGYGLTFSRYLNRALDFSVQANRSRIDYNNNVLGGGPYVSGGRLNYYFDGKMTTVVGAFKLKIGSLIKEGARFDPYLMAGYGGAFAKTSGRGGYGVWPSSTGNYINDGSYANDLVMGAVGLNIRFGETVALTLQTGQLYLFTDQLDGWRGQDADLHDRFLQHTAGLTFNLGKAKDTDMDGVPDRKDKCPDTPTGVKVDENGCPVDTDKDGVADYQDNCPDVAGVAALNGCPDRDNDGVADAQDQCPDQPGTPALNGCPDADADGVADNADQCPNTPAGTQVDAKGCPLDSDGDGVNDADDKCPTVAGTAENGGCPRKVLPRGKNRGSVKDTTYIRFETNKAVLKRVSFKTLDDIVRFMKINPEFTIKIEGHADARGTDEYNMALSQRRADAVSRYLTAKGRITKARVTTEALGESRPMATNDTPEGMAQNRRAEIQLVVTDDLMVDDPATTAPGTTPGGTTPGGTTPSGTTPGTTPGTTPSGTTPGGTTTPGTTPSGTTTPGGTTTPGTTPGSGQ, encoded by the coding sequence ATGAAACGAATTTTTAAACGAGCAGCAGCGGTAGCATTGGGCCTTTGCAGTTTAATTGCTACTACTACAAATGCACAAACAGCAGACAAAAAGTGGGCTATCGGGGCTCATGCCAACGTGGTTCAGTACCGCGGCGATGATGGCTCTGAATTTTATGACAGCCAAGAAGGTAGAGTAGGTTATGGCTTAACTTTTTCGCGTTATTTAAACCGCGCTTTAGACTTCTCCGTTCAAGCGAACCGTTCCCGTATTGATTACAATAATAACGTGCTTGGTGGTGGACCTTACGTTTCGGGTGGTCGGTTAAACTACTACTTCGATGGCAAAATGACGACAGTAGTAGGTGCCTTTAAATTAAAAATTGGATCTTTGATTAAAGAAGGTGCCCGTTTTGATCCTTATTTAATGGCTGGTTACGGCGGCGCATTCGCTAAAACCAGTGGCCGAGGTGGTTATGGTGTGTGGCCTAGCAGCACTGGTAACTACATTAACGATGGTTCCTACGCCAACGACTTAGTAATGGGTGCTGTGGGATTGAATATTCGTTTTGGCGAGACAGTTGCTTTAACCCTACAAACCGGTCAACTGTATTTATTTACTGACCAATTAGATGGTTGGAGAGGACAAGATGCTGATTTACATGACAGATTTTTGCAACATACTGCCGGCTTAACCTTTAACTTAGGTAAAGCTAAAGACACCGATATGGATGGTGTGCCTGACAGAAAAGATAAATGTCCGGATACGCCAACCGGGGTGAAAGTAGACGAAAATGGTTGCCCAGTTGATACCGATAAAGATGGGGTGGCTGACTACCAAGATAATTGCCCGGATGTAGCCGGGGTGGCTGCTCTTAATGGTTGCCCAGATAGAGATAATGACGGCGTAGCTGATGCCCAAGACCAATGCCCAGACCAGCCAGGTACGCCAGCGCTTAACGGTTGTCCAGATGCCGATGCCGACGGGGTAGCTGATAACGCGGATCAGTGTCCAAATACGCCTGCCGGAACTCAGGTAGATGCGAAAGGTTGCCCACTTGATTCGGATGGTGACGGTGTAAACGATGCGGACGATAAGTGCCCAACCGTTGCGGGTACTGCTGAAAATGGTGGTTGCCCACGTAAAGTACTGCCAAGAGGTAAAAACAGAGGCTCGGTAAAAGATACTACTTACATCCGCTTCGAAACGAACAAAGCCGTTCTGAAACGTGTTTCCTTCAAAACTTTGGACGATATCGTTCGATTCATGAAGATTAACCCGGAATTTACCATTAAAATTGAAGGACACGCCGATGCCCGTGGTACCGATGAATACAACATGGCTCTGTCGCAACGTCGGGCGGATGCCGTATCTCGTTACCTAACCGCTAAAGGTCGGATAACCAAAGCCCGGGTAACAACCGAAGCACTCGGTGAATCTCGGCCAATGGCTACCAACGATACGCCAGAAGGTATGGCTCAAAACCGTCGGGCTGAAATTCAACTGGTAGTAACCGATGATTTAATGGTAGACGATCCAGCAACTACTGCTCCGGGTACCACTCCGGGTGGAACTACCCCAGGTGGCACCACTCCTAGCGGTACAACTCCAGGAACTACCCCAGGTACAACTCCTAGCGGTACCACTCCTGGTGGTACTACTACTCCGGGTACAACACCTAGTGGAACTACTACCCCCGGCGGTACAACCACTCCAGGTACTACTCCTGGCTCTGGTCAATAA
- a CDS encoding aminopeptidase P family protein, whose protein sequence is MKYEPINPELFVHNRANFAKHLKKCSLAVFHSNDVMPTNADGTMAFRQNNDLFYLSGVDQEESILLLFPDTRDVRHREVLFLRETNDLILTWEGYKLTKEQAQQVSGIKTIYWLSEFKQVFNALMAEAENIYLNTNEHTRAVIEVETRDARFIKWCKETYPLHQYYRSAPIMHSLRVIKLEIEIELIKKACRITEKAFLRLLKFIKPGVMEYEIEAEIAHEFLRNRSRGPAYSSIIASGANACILHYVDNNQECKAGDVVLMDFGAEYANYASDLTRSVPVSGTFTKQQREVYQAVLNVMEAAKRMLVPGNTLDQYHSFVGTVMENELINLGLLAENDVRHQNPQQPLYKKYFMHGTSHFLGLDVHDVGNKYRPFEPGMVLTCEPGIYIREENLGIRLENDILITRNGPVDLMADIPLRPQDIEDYMKS, encoded by the coding sequence ATGAAATACGAACCTATCAACCCGGAATTATTCGTGCATAATCGGGCAAATTTTGCCAAACATCTAAAAAAATGTTCCCTGGCGGTTTTTCATTCGAACGACGTAATGCCTACTAACGCCGATGGTACCATGGCTTTCCGGCAGAACAATGATTTATTTTATTTAAGTGGCGTGGACCAGGAAGAAAGTATTTTGCTGCTATTTCCGGATACCCGCGATGTACGCCACCGGGAAGTACTTTTTTTGCGCGAAACTAACGATTTAATTTTAACTTGGGAAGGGTATAAACTTACCAAAGAACAGGCGCAGCAAGTTTCCGGGATCAAAACTATTTACTGGTTATCGGAATTTAAGCAGGTGTTTAACGCGCTTATGGCCGAAGCCGAAAATATCTACCTGAATACCAACGAACATACCCGGGCCGTAATAGAAGTAGAAACCCGCGATGCCCGTTTCATAAAATGGTGTAAAGAAACCTACCCCTTGCACCAATACTACCGGAGCGCGCCCATTATGCACAGTTTGCGGGTTATTAAATTAGAAATTGAAATAGAACTGATTAAAAAAGCTTGCCGGATTACCGAAAAAGCGTTTTTACGTCTGCTTAAATTTATTAAGCCGGGCGTAATGGAATACGAGATAGAGGCCGAAATTGCGCACGAATTCTTACGTAATCGATCGCGTGGACCAGCTTACAGTTCTATTATTGCTTCGGGCGCTAATGCGTGTATTTTGCATTACGTAGATAACAACCAGGAGTGTAAAGCAGGGGATGTAGTTTTAATGGATTTTGGGGCCGAATACGCCAATTACGCTTCCGACTTAACGCGTTCGGTGCCCGTAAGTGGTACGTTTACCAAACAGCAGCGCGAAGTGTACCAAGCGGTTTTAAACGTAATGGAAGCAGCCAAAAGAATGCTGGTACCCGGTAATACCCTGGATCAATACCATTCGTTTGTGGGTACCGTCATGGAAAACGAACTTATCAATCTGGGTCTGCTGGCAGAAAACGATGTCCGTCATCAAAATCCACAACAACCGTTGTACAAGAAATATTTTATGCATGGCACTTCCCATTTCTTAGGTTTGGATGTGCACGATGTCGGAAATAAATACCGGCCCTTTGAACCGGGCATGGTTCTTACTTGTGAACCCGGTATATACATTCGGGAAGAAAACCTGGGTATTCGCCTCGAAAACGACATTTTAATTACCCGTAACGGTCCGGTGGATCTAATGGCGGATATTCCGCTGCGACCTCAAGATATTGAGGATTACATGAAAAGTTAA
- a CDS encoding glycosyltransferase family 4 protein has protein sequence MRIGFDAKRAYTNTTGLGNYSRFVISALQTQFPQNQYYLFTTRQNKVFRHFVPASPHLHLVKPPGLYRALPDAWRLAGIAPSIKNLKLDIFHGLSNELPFFFKKSRTRKVVTIHDLIFLRFPELYKAHDRIIYRVKFKAACETADKIIAVSQQTQQDLIQLYNLPPEKTEVIYQDCDPIFHQPASAETLQTVKQKYQLPDKYLLCVGTLERRKNHLHMLKAWQQSGLTDTHDVVLIGKRLPYAAHLETYIRENKLTNKVHILPYIPFQELPAIYQLAQVFVYPSLFEGFGIPILEALNSGVPVVTSTGSCFTEAGGEAALYAAPDDVTQLAQQLILICNDLTVRSKLIHLGHAHARNFRAERTIPQMHRLYETLIGR, from the coding sequence ATGCGAATAGGATTTGATGCCAAAAGAGCCTATACCAATACTACCGGGTTAGGAAATTACAGTCGGTTTGTTATTTCAGCGCTGCAAACGCAATTTCCTCAAAATCAATATTATCTTTTTACTACGCGCCAGAATAAAGTATTTCGCCATTTTGTACCGGCTTCTCCGCACCTGCATCTTGTAAAACCACCGGGTCTTTACCGGGCCTTGCCCGATGCCTGGCGATTGGCGGGAATTGCCCCTTCCATTAAAAATTTAAAACTGGATATTTTTCACGGATTAAGTAACGAACTACCCTTTTTTTTTAAAAAAAGCAGAACCCGAAAAGTGGTAACCATCCACGACTTAATTTTTTTGCGTTTCCCGGAGTTATATAAAGCTCACGACCGGATTATTTACCGCGTCAAGTTTAAAGCCGCCTGCGAAACCGCCGATAAAATTATTGCCGTTAGTCAACAAACCCAACAAGACTTAATTCAATTATACAACCTGCCACCCGAAAAAACCGAAGTAATTTACCAGGATTGCGACCCTATTTTTCACCAGCCGGCTAGCGCCGAAACCTTGCAAACAGTTAAACAGAAATACCAATTACCCGATAAATACCTTTTGTGCGTAGGTACCCTGGAGCGTCGTAAAAATCATTTACATATGCTGAAGGCCTGGCAGCAGTCGGGCTTAACCGATACGCACGACGTGGTACTGATTGGCAAAAGATTACCTTACGCCGCGCACCTGGAAACTTATATCCGGGAAAATAAACTTACGAACAAAGTACATATTTTGCCCTATATTCCATTTCAGGAATTACCGGCTATTTACCAATTGGCGCAGGTATTTGTGTATCCGTCTTTGTTCGAAGGTTTTGGTATTCCTATTCTGGAGGCTTTAAACAGCGGGGTACCGGTGGTTACGTCTACTGGTTCTTGTTTTACCGAAGCAGGCGGCGAAGCCGCTCTGTACGCTGCTCCCGATGATGTAACGCAATTAGCCCAGCAGTTAATTCTTATTTGTAATGATTTAACCGTACGGAGTAAACTGATTCATTTGGGCCACGCCCATGCCCGGAACTTCAGAGCCGAACGCACCATTCCGCAAATGCACCGCTTATACGAAACCTTAATTGGAAGGTAA